The segment TTCGCGCAGCGCGTTGCGATATCGACGAGAGACCTTTGTGAAGGCCTCCTGGGCCTTGTCGAATGTGGGATCGTAGGGGGTCAGCAAGATACCCCGCTCGGTCTCGATGGCATACAGCGTATCACCCGCAGCGATATGAAGATGCTCGGCCATCTCCTTGGGAATGGTTGCTCCGACTGAGCCTCCCACTTGCCTGACCTTGATCTGCACCACCACGGCGGCCTCCTGAGTGCTACATATGTGCTACTCACAAGGTAGGGGTTCCACAACGCGCCGTCAAGCCACCCGACTCACAGATCGGTCATTGTTCCGTTCATCGCCCGCCTCACCCCACGCGCCCTCGCTACGCGTACTCATCGACGAAGGTGAGGCCATTCTGATGCATGGCGGTCATGAGCGCGTTGG is part of the Pseudomonadota bacterium genome and harbors:
- a CDS encoding AbrB/MazE/SpoVT family DNA-binding domain-containing protein, giving the protein MVQIKVRQVGGSVGATIPKEMAEHLHIAAGDTLYAIETERGILLTPYDPTFDKAQEAFTKVSRRYRNALRELAK